In Aestuariibaculum lutulentum, one DNA window encodes the following:
- a CDS encoding WD40/YVTN/BNR-like repeat-containing protein yields the protein MKQLFVTLLLITILFSCQKKAEFIPRDFKSVAVEDIFEDSLLSVRAIEILNDKSLVFAANNGVFGLYNPNTKIWQTSVQQYDSLNLHFRAVAHTSSDFFMLSIENPALLYKTGDDGRMQLVYKETTEGVFYDAMTFWNDTEGIAVGDSVDGCLSIIITRDGGQSWNKMSCENLPEGEVGEGAFAASNTNIAVIGDKAWVASTKGNVYLTEDKGKTWTVTKSPMIQDAETEGIYSVAFYDDNLGYAIGGDFTKPDANKANKMKTVDGGKTWNLVADGQMPGYRSCVQFFPKREGKELVTVGFKGIDYSKDGGETWTHLSDEGFYTIRFINDSTAYAGGSKRIAKLTFRE from the coding sequence ATGAAACAGTTATTCGTTACCCTTTTATTGATTACAATATTATTTTCCTGCCAGAAGAAAGCAGAATTTATTCCTAGGGATTTTAAATCGGTAGCCGTTGAAGATATTTTTGAAGATTCATTATTAAGTGTGCGTGCGATTGAAATTCTAAATGACAAAAGTCTGGTATTTGCAGCGAATAATGGTGTTTTCGGATTGTATAACCCAAACACCAAAATATGGCAAACGTCTGTTCAGCAATACGATTCTTTAAATCTTCATTTTAGAGCTGTAGCGCATACTTCATCCGATTTTTTTATGCTGAGTATTGAAAATCCGGCCTTGTTATATAAAACCGGTGATGATGGCAGAATGCAATTAGTTTACAAAGAAACCACCGAAGGCGTATTTTATGATGCCATGACGTTTTGGAATGATACTGAAGGCATAGCCGTTGGTGATAGTGTAGATGGTTGTTTATCCATTATTATTACTCGCGATGGTGGACAGAGCTGGAATAAGATGTCTTGTGAAAATTTACCAGAAGGAGAAGTTGGAGAAGGGGCTTTTGCCGCTAGTAATACCAATATTGCAGTAATAGGAGATAAAGCCTGGGTTGCCTCTACGAAAGGTAATGTATATTTAACAGAAGATAAAGGTAAAACCTGGACCGTAACAAAGTCACCTATGATTCAGGATGCTGAAACCGAAGGTATATATTCTGTAGCTTTTTATGATGATAATTTAGGTTATGCCATTGGAGGAGATTTTACAAAGCCAGATGCAAATAAAGCCAATAAGATGAAAACCGTTGATGGCGGTAAAACCTGGAATCTGGTCGCTGATGGACAAATGCCTGGTTACAGAAGCTGTGTGCAGTTTTTTCCAAAACGTGAAGGAAAGGAACTGGTTACAGTTGGTTTTAAAGGTATTGATTATAGTAAAGATGGTGGTGAAACCTGGACGCATTTAAGTGATGAGGGGTTTTATACTATACGATTTATAAACGATTCTACAGCGTATGCAGGAGGTTCAAAACGAATAGCCAAACTAACATTTAGGGAATAA
- a CDS encoding RNA polymerase sigma factor gives MHLVIDEDLLIEQLKSDSEKEEAFRHLITLYKERLYWHIRNIVKYHDDADDVLQNTFIKIYKNIHNFKGESKLFSWMYRIATNESITFINKNAKRLQTNNEEAQQLAINNLTSDVYFEGDAIQLKLQKAIATLPEKQQLVFNMKYFQDLKFKDMAEILETSEGALKASYHIATKKIEAYLTKD, from the coding sequence ATGCATTTAGTGATTGACGAAGATTTATTAATTGAGCAACTAAAATCTGATTCAGAAAAAGAAGAAGCTTTTAGACACCTTATAACGCTTTACAAAGAGCGCTTATATTGGCATATCCGAAATATTGTGAAATATCACGACGATGCAGACGATGTTTTACAAAACACTTTTATTAAGATTTATAAAAATATTCATAATTTTAAAGGAGAAAGTAAACTATTCTCTTGGATGTACCGTATAGCTACTAACGAGTCGATAACATTTATTAATAAAAATGCTAAGCGACTGCAAACCAACAATGAGGAAGCACAGCAATTAGCTATAAATAATTTAACATCCGATGTGTATTTTGAAGGTGATGCCATACAGCTAAAATTACAAAAAGCCATAGCCACATTACCAGAAAAACAACAACTGGTTTTTAACATGAAATATTTTCAGGATTTAAAATTCAAGGATATGGCAGAAATTTTAGAAACCAGTGAAGGTGCTTTAAAAGCATCTTATCATATAGCAACAAAAAAAATAGAAGCTTATTTAACTAAAGATTAA
- a CDS encoding RsmB/NOP family class I SAM-dependent RNA methyltransferase has translation MRLHRNLCFSVIDGLTLIFNEGQYADKVIQQLLKRDKRWGSRDRAFVAETTYDIVRWKRLYAEIAEVKEPFDRDNLWRMFAVWATLKGIKLPDWKYFENTPTRKIKGRFDELSKIRKFKESIPDWIDAIGEKELGSTVWSKEIEALNEQADVILRVNTLKTTKEKLQAELFDLDIETEFLADYPYALKLKERANVFSTEAFKNGLFEVQDASSQLVADLLDVKPGMRVVDTCAGAGGKTLHIASLMENKGQIIAMDIYANKLHELKRRAKRNSAHNIETRAIDSTKVIKKLYDKADRVLIDAPCSGLGVLRRNPDAKWKLEESFLDRIRQTQQDILQQYSRMVKPGGKLVYATCSVLPSENQQQVEKFLTSESGKDFIFVKDDKVLSHKSGYDGFYMALLEKKA, from the coding sequence ATGCGATTACACAGAAATTTATGCTTCTCAGTTATAGATGGTTTAACTCTAATCTTTAACGAAGGACAATATGCCGACAAAGTTATTCAACAACTTTTAAAACGCGACAAGCGTTGGGGAAGTCGTGACCGTGCTTTCGTTGCCGAAACAACTTACGATATTGTACGTTGGAAACGTCTTTATGCTGAAATTGCTGAAGTTAAAGAACCATTTGACAGAGATAATCTGTGGCGCATGTTTGCTGTGTGGGCAACCCTGAAAGGTATTAAATTACCGGATTGGAAATATTTTGAAAACACACCAACTCGTAAAATTAAAGGACGTTTTGATGAGTTATCAAAAATCAGAAAGTTTAAAGAATCTATACCTGACTGGATTGATGCCATTGGCGAGAAAGAATTAGGATCCACCGTTTGGTCGAAAGAAATCGAGGCTTTAAACGAACAGGCCGATGTTATTTTACGTGTAAATACACTAAAAACTACTAAAGAAAAACTTCAGGCTGAACTATTCGATTTAGATATTGAAACCGAATTTTTAGCCGATTATCCATATGCTTTAAAATTAAAAGAACGTGCTAATGTATTTTCTACAGAAGCATTTAAAAACGGATTGTTTGAAGTTCAGGATGCCTCTTCTCAATTAGTGGCTGATTTACTAGATGTAAAACCAGGTATGCGCGTAGTAGACACCTGTGCTGGTGCGGGGGGTAAAACCTTGCATATTGCTTCTTTAATGGAAAACAAAGGGCAAATTATTGCTATGGACATCTATGCTAACAAGCTTCATGAGCTAAAACGTCGTGCAAAACGTAATAGTGCTCATAATATCGAAACTCGTGCTATTGACTCTACCAAAGTAATTAAAAAGCTTTATGATAAAGCAGACCGTGTTTTAATTGATGCACCATGTTCTGGTTTAGGCGTTTTACGTCGTAACCCAGATGCGAAATGGAAACTTGAAGAAAGCTTCTTAGACCGTATCAGACAAACACAACAAGATATTTTACAACAATATTCTAGAATGGTTAAACCAGGAGGCAAATTAGTTTACGCAACTTGCTCGGTGTTACCTTCTGAAAATCAACAACAAGTTGAAAAATTCTTAACATCAGAATCAGGAAAAGACTTTATATTTGTAAAAGACGATAAAGTATTATCGCACAAATCTGGTTACGATGGATTTTATATGGCGCTTTTAGAAAAGAAAGCCTAA
- a CDS encoding endonuclease, whose amino-acid sequence MKQLYLLSFFLLSTFVFAQIPTGYYDSATSTGATLKTQLFNIINNNTNSSTVANYGDLWTLYDQAAFKDSYYDNDNSLVDLYTEIPLSPDTFNFTTITNQCGNYNSEGDCYNREHVIPKSYFGGDSSYPMYSDAHFVFPSDGYVNGKHANYPYGTVNFASYTSSNGSKLGSSSVSGYSGSVFEPIDEFKGDVARAYFYFITRYEDQLSTFYTNYASSEVSAMFDGNTFPGIESNFLNILLTWNNLDPVSQYEINKNNEIYNFQGNRNPFIDDSSYITKIWGTALSTNDFTTLNLKIYPNPVKDHFIYISTTQDLDAIIYNVLGKEILKQHLNTNNKKMDVSTLNKGVYLLKISSDSGTITKKLIKQ is encoded by the coding sequence ATGAAACAGCTTTACTTGTTATCTTTCTTCCTTCTTTCTACTTTCGTTTTTGCCCAAATACCTACAGGATACTACGATTCTGCTACAAGTACAGGAGCTACCTTAAAAACACAGTTATTTAATATTATAAACAACAACACCAATAGTTCAACAGTAGCTAATTATGGTGATTTATGGACTTTATATGATCAAGCTGCCTTCAAAGATAGTTACTACGATAATGATAATAGTTTGGTTGATTTATACACTGAAATTCCTTTATCACCTGACACTTTTAACTTTACAACCATAACAAATCAATGTGGAAATTATAATAGTGAAGGTGACTGTTATAATAGGGAGCACGTTATTCCTAAGTCTTATTTCGGAGGTGATAGTTCATACCCAATGTACTCTGATGCTCATTTTGTTTTTCCTTCAGACGGTTATGTTAATGGCAAACATGCTAATTACCCGTATGGCACAGTAAACTTTGCTTCATATACTTCTTCAAACGGCTCTAAACTAGGGAGTAGTTCTGTTTCCGGATATTCGGGATCTGTTTTTGAACCTATCGATGAATTTAAAGGTGATGTTGCAAGAGCCTACTTTTATTTTATAACACGCTACGAAGACCAACTTTCTACTTTTTACACCAATTATGCGTCAAGTGAAGTAAGCGCTATGTTTGATGGAAATACCTTCCCTGGAATAGAATCTAACTTTTTAAATATTCTATTAACTTGGAACAATTTAGACCCTGTTAGTCAATATGAAATTAATAAAAATAACGAGATCTATAACTTTCAAGGCAATAGAAACCCTTTTATAGACGACTCAAGCTATATCACAAAAATATGGGGAACTGCTTTATCTACTAATGATTTCACAACCCTTAACTTAAAAATCTACCCAAACCCGGTTAAAGACCATTTTATTTATATTTCTACCACACAAGATTTAGATGCCATCATCTACAATGTTTTAGGAAAAGAAATTCTAAAACAACATCTAAACACAAACAATAAAAAAATGGATGTTAGCACACTTAATAAGGGTGTGTATTTGTTAAAAATTAGTTCCGATTCTGGAACCATCACAAAAAAACTAATAAAGCAATAA
- a CDS encoding ABC transporter ATP-binding protein, whose protein sequence is MKQFFNILQYAKPYKSYAIGHIISNIFYALFGALSFVALIPMLDILFEKNSKKITEAPVYEGLSHLKDYYKDYLAYQVNQYTESEPQKALLLVVGLIIILFLLKNIFGYLANYFMVFLRNGVVRDLRNNVYQKTIELPLSYFSEQRKGDIMARVTQDVATLQYSMLPALELIFREPLTIIFTIIMMVIISFKLTLFVFIFIPLAGLIISRIGRSLKRKSDRVQKEQGILLSTLEETLTGLRIIKGFNAEEKFNDRFQNSTNRFFNFSNKLLNRQNLASPTSEFLGILVISVLLWYGGQLVLVDGSLDGSSFIAYIGLAYNIMVPAKAISRGLYNIKQGDAAAERIQEIIDAPNPLKDKENAIAKTGFDAEIVFENVSFKYDKDYVLKNFSLTIPKGETVALVGQSGSGKSTIANLVTRFYDVNEGRILIDGIDIRELTTYSLRNQLGIVTQDAILFNDSIKNNLKLGKDNASDEDIIDALKVANAWEFVKELPKGIDTNIGDAGNKLSGGQKQRLSIARAVLKSPPIMVLDEATSALDTESERLVQVALENMMKNRTSIVIAHRLSTIQNADNIIVMSKGEIVENGKHADLIAKQGVYQKLVEMQSFE, encoded by the coding sequence ATGAAGCAATTTTTCAACATTTTACAATACGCAAAGCCATATAAAAGCTATGCTATTGGTCACATTATTTCAAACATATTTTACGCACTTTTCGGTGCACTATCTTTCGTTGCTCTTATCCCTATGTTGGATATTCTATTCGAAAAGAATTCTAAAAAAATCACAGAAGCACCCGTATACGAAGGCTTAAGTCATTTAAAGGATTACTACAAAGATTATCTTGCTTATCAGGTAAATCAGTATACAGAAAGTGAACCTCAAAAAGCACTATTACTGGTTGTTGGCTTAATCATAATTTTATTCCTTCTTAAAAACATCTTTGGCTATTTAGCGAATTACTTCATGGTATTTTTAAGAAATGGTGTGGTTCGTGATTTAAGAAATAACGTTTATCAAAAGACTATAGAACTTCCGCTTTCTTACTTTTCTGAACAACGCAAAGGTGATATTATGGCTCGTGTTACTCAGGATGTTGCTACGTTACAATATTCTATGCTTCCTGCTTTAGAATTAATCTTCCGTGAACCATTAACGATTATTTTTACAATCATCATGATGGTTATCATAAGTTTTAAATTAACCCTATTCGTATTCATTTTCATTCCTTTAGCAGGATTAATTATTTCTAGAATTGGTAGGAGTTTAAAACGAAAATCAGATCGTGTTCAAAAAGAACAAGGAATTCTTTTATCGACTTTAGAAGAAACACTAACGGGATTACGTATTATAAAAGGATTTAATGCTGAAGAAAAATTTAATGACAGATTCCAAAATTCAACGAATCGTTTTTTTAATTTTTCTAACAAGCTTTTAAATAGACAAAATTTAGCCTCTCCAACAAGTGAATTTCTTGGAATTCTAGTAATTTCAGTGCTTTTATGGTATGGAGGTCAATTGGTACTTGTTGACGGCTCATTAGACGGGAGTTCTTTTATTGCATACATAGGTTTAGCTTATAATATTATGGTGCCTGCAAAAGCTATTTCTCGCGGATTATACAACATCAAACAAGGAGATGCAGCTGCCGAGCGTATTCAGGAAATTATCGATGCGCCAAACCCATTAAAAGACAAAGAAAATGCTATCGCTAAAACAGGGTTCGATGCTGAAATCGTATTCGAAAACGTTTCTTTTAAATACGATAAAGACTATGTGCTTAAAAACTTTTCATTAACCATTCCTAAAGGAGAAACCGTTGCTTTAGTAGGTCAATCTGGAAGTGGAAAATCGACCATTGCGAATTTAGTAACCCGTTTTTATGACGTTAATGAAGGCCGCATTTTAATTGATGGCATCGACATTCGTGAGCTGACTACCTACTCTCTTCGTAACCAATTAGGTATTGTTACTCAAGATGCTATTCTGTTTAACGACAGCATTAAAAACAACCTAAAATTAGGTAAAGACAATGCTTCCGATGAAGATATTATAGATGCCTTAAAAGTGGCCAATGCCTGGGAATTTGTAAAAGAATTACCTAAAGGTATCGACACCAATATTGGTGATGCCGGTAACAAATTATCCGGAGGACAAAAACAACGTTTAAGTATTGCTCGTGCCGTACTAAAAAGTCCTCCTATTATGGTATTAGACGAAGCAACTTCCGCTTTAGATACCGAAAGCGAACGTTTAGTACAGGTAGCTCTGGAAAATATGATGAAAAACAGAACATCTATAGTTATTGCACACAGATTGTCAACCATTCAAAATGCCGATAACATTATTGTAATGAGTAAAGGTGAAATTGTTGAAAATGGAAAACATGCCGATCTTATTGCTAAACAAGGTGTTTACCAAAAGCTTGTAGAAATGCAAAGCTTCGAATAG
- a CDS encoding fructosamine kinase family protein yields the protein MMVFYFYDMTEDFIAHISKQIKAPIKSIHSVSGGDISSAYKIITSGQSYFLKTNTISNALQMFQTEAEALKTIANTNSISTPKVLEYSQFENTSFLLLEFIDSKSPDSKDLKTLGRQLAELHQNTNAYFGLQQDNFIGDLFQSNIPNDSWNSFYVNERLYPQLQLAIQKQLLLESECPSKEQILNKLNPLFKNIKPSLLHGDLWSGNYLIATNGKPYLIDPAMYFGHSEVDIAMTKLFGGFSEDFYKAYHNIIPEDEFTSNRIEVYQLYYLLIHLNLFGKSYYSSVINLLKKYF from the coding sequence ATGATGGTCTTTTATTTTTATGATATGACCGAAGATTTTATCGCACATATATCAAAACAAATTAAAGCTCCCATTAAATCTATACATTCAGTTTCGGGCGGTGATATTTCGTCTGCTTATAAAATCATAACTTCAGGTCAAAGTTATTTTCTTAAAACCAATACCATTTCCAATGCTTTGCAAATGTTTCAAACTGAAGCGGAAGCTCTAAAAACCATAGCCAACACTAATTCGATTTCAACTCCAAAGGTTTTGGAATACTCTCAGTTTGAAAACACCTCCTTTTTACTTCTTGAATTTATTGACAGTAAATCACCCGATTCAAAAGATCTCAAAACTCTGGGAAGGCAACTAGCCGAACTTCACCAAAATACAAATGCTTATTTCGGCTTGCAGCAGGACAATTTTATAGGAGACCTTTTTCAGTCGAACATACCTAATGATTCCTGGAACTCCTTTTACGTTAACGAACGGCTGTATCCTCAGCTACAATTAGCAATTCAAAAACAATTACTACTGGAATCTGAATGTCCTTCAAAAGAGCAGATCCTAAACAAACTAAACCCCTTATTTAAAAACATAAAACCTTCGCTTTTACATGGCGACTTATGGAGCGGGAATTATTTAATTGCTACAAATGGAAAGCCATATCTTATCGATCCGGCCATGTATTTCGGGCATTCAGAAGTAGATATTGCCATGACAAAACTCTTTGGTGGATTCTCTGAAGACTTCTACAAAGCCTATCATAATATTATACCAGAAGATGAATTCACATCAAATCGCATCGAAGTTTATCAATTGTATTACCTGTTAATTCACCTTAATTTATTTGGAAAAAGCTATTATTCATCAGTGATTAATCTCCTTAAAAAATACTTTTAA
- the purL gene encoding phosphoribosylformylglycinamidine synthase, with protein sequence MIHFFGNVTGKVFAVQTTKELSTETIAKLTWLFGNQPKIEQASLDAFFVGPRAAMITPWSTNAVEITQNMGISDIIRIEEFEAVSEDFKGYDPMISEKFNGLNQESFTIDIQPEPILDIEDIAAYNAQEGLSLSDEEVAYLEGVSEKIGRPLTDSEVFGFSQVNSEHCRHKIFNGTFVIDGEEKSTSLFKMIRKTSETNPNDIVSAYKDNVAFIKGPVVEQFAPKSADKPDFYETKDFESVISLKAETHNFPTTVEPFNGAATGSGGEIRDRLAGGKGSLPLAGTAVYMTSYSRLEENRPWEQAMNERKWLYQTPMDILIKASNGASDFGNKFGQPLICGSVLTFEHEEDARKLGFDKVIMQAGGIGYGKADQALKATPTVGDKVVILGGENYRIGMGGAAVSSADTGEFASGIELNAVQRSNPEMQKRAANAVRGMVESDENYIVSIHDHGAGGHLNCLSELVEETGGHIDLDKLPVGDPTLSDKEIIGNESQERMGLVIAEKHIETLQKIADRERSPMYTVGDVTGNHRFTFESKTNGHKPMDLAMDDMFGSSPKTYMHDKKVVRNYADVAYNKENFYDYLDQLLQLEAVASKDWLTNKVDRCVGGKVAKQQCAGPLQLPLNNVGVMALDYKGKEGIATSIGHSPVSGLINPVAGSRNSITEALTNIIWAPLKDGLQNVSLSANWMWPCKNEGEDARLYEAVEAVSEFAIDLGINVPTGKDSLSMKQKYPNEEVIAPGTVIISAAANCIDINKVVEPVFQKGAGDVYYINLSQDNFKLGGSSFAQVVNKIGNDTPNVQSAAYVKTVFNTIQQLIIDGQIVAGHDVASGGLITTLLELCFADNNLGAELDITALAENDSFKVLFAENAGLVIQSKDASIETVLSAANIEFFNIGKVTESDVLSIINGTDVFTMTVSRLRDMWYKTSFLLDQKQTANGLAQDRYDNYKNQPLQYTFPSHFSGKLPVIDASKPRPKAAILREKGSNSEREMANAMYLAGFDVKDVHMTDLISGRETLEDIQFLGAVGGFSNSDVLGSAKGWAGAIKYNEKANEVIKNFFKREDTLSVGICNGCQLWMELELINPEHEVHGKMVHNDSHKHESSFTSVTIQENNSVMLSSLAGSTLGVWISHGEGKFNLPESEDQYNIVGKYAYAEYPHNPNGSDYNTAMMCDKTGRHLVTMPHIERSTFQWNWAHYPSNRQDEVSPWVEAFVNARKWIENK encoded by the coding sequence ATGATTCATTTCTTTGGAAACGTAACCGGTAAAGTTTTTGCCGTTCAAACAACAAAAGAATTATCAACCGAAACCATTGCTAAATTAACATGGTTATTTGGCAATCAGCCAAAAATAGAGCAAGCATCGCTGGATGCTTTTTTTGTTGGACCACGTGCGGCTATGATTACGCCTTGGAGTACCAACGCTGTTGAAATCACTCAAAACATGGGGATTTCAGACATCATTAGAATTGAAGAATTCGAAGCTGTTTCTGAAGATTTCAAAGGTTACGACCCAATGATTTCTGAAAAATTCAACGGATTAAACCAAGAATCATTCACCATTGATATTCAACCAGAGCCTATTCTGGATATTGAAGATATTGCGGCTTATAATGCTCAAGAAGGGCTTTCTTTAAGCGACGAAGAAGTGGCTTACTTAGAAGGTGTTTCTGAAAAAATTGGTCGCCCGTTAACCGATTCTGAAGTTTTCGGTTTCTCACAAGTAAACAGTGAACACTGTCGTCACAAAATTTTCAACGGAACATTTGTCATTGATGGCGAAGAAAAATCGACGTCATTATTTAAAATGATTCGTAAAACGTCTGAAACAAATCCTAACGATATCGTTTCAGCTTATAAAGACAACGTAGCGTTCATTAAAGGACCTGTTGTTGAGCAATTCGCTCCTAAAAGTGCTGATAAACCAGATTTTTACGAAACTAAAGATTTCGAATCTGTGATTTCATTAAAAGCGGAGACGCATAACTTCCCGACTACTGTAGAGCCTTTTAACGGAGCTGCAACAGGTTCAGGAGGTGAAATTCGTGACCGTTTAGCTGGAGGAAAAGGATCTTTACCTTTAGCTGGTACTGCGGTTTATATGACCTCTTACTCGCGTTTAGAAGAAAATCGTCCTTGGGAACAAGCTATGAATGAGCGTAAGTGGTTATACCAAACACCAATGGATATCTTAATTAAAGCGTCTAATGGTGCTTCAGATTTTGGTAACAAATTTGGTCAACCATTAATTTGTGGTTCGGTATTAACATTCGAGCACGAAGAAGATGCCAGAAAATTAGGTTTCGACAAAGTAATTATGCAAGCTGGAGGTATTGGTTACGGCAAAGCCGACCAGGCCCTAAAAGCAACACCTACAGTTGGTGACAAAGTAGTTATTCTTGGTGGTGAAAACTACCGTATTGGTATGGGTGGTGCTGCGGTATCATCGGCTGATACCGGAGAATTCGCTTCAGGTATCGAATTAAACGCAGTACAACGTTCGAATCCTGAAATGCAAAAACGTGCAGCTAATGCAGTTCGTGGTATGGTTGAAAGTGATGAAAACTACATTGTTTCTATTCATGATCATGGTGCTGGTGGACACTTAAACTGTTTATCGGAATTAGTTGAAGAAACTGGTGGACACATCGATTTAGATAAATTACCTGTAGGAGACCCTACATTATCAGATAAAGAAATTATCGGTAACGAATCTCAGGAACGTATGGGATTAGTGATTGCCGAAAAACATATTGAAACATTACAAAAGATTGCCGATCGTGAGCGTTCACCAATGTACACTGTTGGAGATGTTACTGGTAATCACCGTTTCACATTTGAGTCTAAGACCAATGGTCACAAACCAATGGATTTAGCTATGGATGATATGTTTGGAAGTTCTCCAAAAACATACATGCACGATAAAAAAGTGGTTCGCAATTATGCCGATGTTGCTTACAACAAAGAAAACTTCTATGATTATTTAGACCAGTTATTACAATTAGAGGCTGTCGCTTCCAAAGACTGGTTAACCAATAAAGTAGACCGTTGTGTTGGTGGAAAAGTAGCCAAACAACAATGTGCCGGACCATTACAATTACCGTTAAACAACGTTGGTGTAATGGCCTTGGATTACAAAGGTAAAGAAGGTATCGCAACCTCTATCGGACACTCGCCTGTTTCAGGATTAATTAATCCGGTAGCTGGAAGTAGAAACTCGATTACTGAAGCTTTAACCAACATTATCTGGGCGCCTTTAAAAGACGGATTACAAAATGTGTCTTTATCGGCAAACTGGATGTGGCCTTGTAAAAATGAAGGTGAAGATGCACGTTTATATGAAGCTGTTGAAGCGGTTTCAGAATTCGCAATTGATTTAGGTATCAACGTACCAACCGGAAAAGATTCCTTATCTATGAAGCAAAAATACCCTAACGAAGAGGTTATTGCTCCAGGTACTGTAATCATTTCGGCTGCTGCAAACTGTATCGACATCAATAAAGTTGTTGAGCCTGTATTCCAAAAAGGTGCTGGTGATGTGTATTACATCAACTTATCACAAGACAACTTTAAATTAGGAGGAAGTTCATTTGCTCAGGTGGTTAACAAAATTGGTAACGATACACCAAATGTTCAATCTGCCGCATACGTTAAAACAGTATTCAATACCATTCAACAATTAATTATTGACGGACAAATTGTTGCTGGTCACGATGTAGCTTCTGGTGGATTAATCACTACCTTATTAGAATTATGTTTTGCTGACAACAATTTAGGTGCTGAATTAGATATCACGGCTTTAGCTGAAAACGATTCATTTAAAGTGTTATTTGCTGAAAATGCAGGTTTAGTAATTCAGTCGAAAGATGCTTCAATCGAAACGGTATTATCTGCTGCTAATATTGAATTCTTCAACATTGGAAAAGTAACAGAAAGTGATGTATTAAGCATCATCAACGGAACGGATGTATTCACCATGACGGTATCTCGTTTACGTGATATGTGGTACAAAACATCGTTCTTATTAGATCAAAAACAAACCGCTAACGGTTTAGCACAAGACCGTTACGACAACTATAAAAACCAACCATTACAGTACACCTTCCCAAGTCACTTTTCAGGGAAACTTCCTGTAATCGATGCAAGTAAGCCAAGACCAAAAGCAGCAATTTTACGTGAAAAAGGAAGTAACTCTGAGCGTGAAATGGCAAACGCGATGTACCTAGCCGGATTTGATGTGAAAGATGTACACATGACCGATTTAATTTCTGGTCGTGAAACGTTGGAAGACATTCAGTTCTTAGGTGCTGTAGGTGGATTCTCTAACTCTGACGTTTTAGGTTCTGCTAAAGGATGGGCCGGAGCTATCAAATACAACGAAAAAGCAAACGAAGTGATTAAAAACTTCTTCAAACGTGAAGATACACTTTCGGTTGGTATTTGTAACGGTTGTCAGTTATGGATGGAATTAGAATTAATTAACCCAGAGCACGAGGTTCATGGTAAAATGGTTCATAATGATTCTCATAAACACGAAAGTTCATTTACTTCAGTAACTATTCAGGAAAACAACTCGGTAATGCTTTCAAGCTTAGCAGGAAGTACTTTAGGAGTTTGGATTTCTCACGGTGAAGGTAAATTTAACTTGCCAGAATCTGAAGACCAGTACAACATTGTTGGTAAATACGCTTACGCGGAATATCCACACAATCCTAATGGTTCTGATTATAACACAGCCATGATGTGTGATAAAACAGGGCGTCACTTAGTAACGATGCCACACATCGAGCGTTCTACATTCCAATGGAACTGGGCACATTACCCAAGCAACAGGCAAGACGAAGTATCGCCTTGGGTTGAAGCTTTTGTGAATGCCAGAAAGTGGATTGAAAACAAATAA